A stretch of Oryza brachyantha chromosome 4, ObraRS2, whole genome shotgun sequence DNA encodes these proteins:
- the LOC102719108 gene encoding arginine/serine-rich protein PNISR isoform X2, with product MDAYNHQRRFPSSGDAPPPPPPTQPPPSHTNPHWYPGPAPPPYPPPHANHPFPPQHHQWGPPHDLQHQRHPPPPYGYHPSLPPMSMQPPPPPPPPAAANPWPPHHAAAQPPPPSYPPPPPGQAWANHSWAQNHGYTGHGNEEDWATKAKAWAAAKSVTENHHIQQHAISTNRPEVHNYGYQDQYQQPAGLPAEPLRPPIPQSSNDHLLFAMKGQHRETNYLPDGGPLMPPAKNIGSFPSTYEQEVPYNYSSTPGVGNAMIQYPSSQTQPPPTASTIQDGFPQAASSMHIAPSLEQPHFGHDGQSSKIVVDPSDQPLEFNSRKAPDMTVHRTTNFNPIAPSDHDADSAATHSWVPSTTVLFPQSSVPPQAAQMDPSVHAAPLFGAVSGSSYVPPAAFGVGNVMETFPVDASTPFSVAERSKKPPVPTWLREELLKKKSTSASASVQHSTEFHSTGSEDAEKTLKIVDQAESRSLDSVKSTDDDEDDEDEIEAARMAAINQEIKRVLTEVLLKVTDDLFDEIATKVLNEDDSSAEPNEPTRVSSVKGPGLGESKPMVAAKVVLPAKTTNASSANHSDCTELSSPKGALLGLASYDSDDEDDEGDAEDKVPASNLSETKAGTAHPEEGEKASDGEQRGNHNERNSAVQNSSSGEDCPEDRKVNDEMFHGGSTTELKQELHSHDTHSKEFPSDVKISSQPKDVVPTMDEKTHVYFQNGKVPSSGIHAENYSDVESGHRHLGKSSHQENYVNEPKAVRRKEPESSSKRYNDDGKSSMYGNIDKKGSFKEEKGSDSSAKHGADTRESCSRGNFKQDDAKGDRKDYQKDIREKSRASMDRREKEKGKHDKEDRSRQITRGSSSHTSRRSRSPSARSRTKESSHRESVSSDEPSENAKRRKLHSRKSSMSPSPPKSRNRRISRSPHSKHSHRRHSPHSSAERKKRSRSRTPVKRR from the exons ATGGACGCGTACAACCACCAGCGCCGCTTCCCCAGCTCcggcgacgcgccgccgccgccgccgccgacgcagccACCTCCCTCCCACACGAACCCCCACTGGTACCCCGGCCCGGCTCCACCGCCGTACCCTCCTCCCCACGCCAACCACCCTTTCCCTCCTCAGCATCACCAGTGGGGACCACCCCACGACCTCCAGCACCAAcgccaccctccgccgccgtatGGGTAccacccctctctccctccaatGTCgatgcagccgccgccgccgccgccgcctcccgcggcggcgaacCCCTGGCCTCCCCACCACGCGGCTgcgcagccaccgccgcccagctacccgccaccgcctccgggCCAG GCTTGGGCCAATCATTCGTGGGCTCAAAATCATGGATACACAG GCCATGGCAACGAGGAAGATTGGGCTACAAAGGCGAAGGCATGGGCTGCTGCTAAATCTGTTACAGAAAACCACCATATTCAACAGCATGCCATATCCACAAATAGGCCAGAAGTTCATAATTATGGTTACCAGGATCAGTATCAGCAACCAGCTGGTCTGCCAGCAGAACCTTTACGCCCGCCAATCCCTCAGTCGAGTAATGACCACTTGCTGTTTGCAATGAAAGGACAACACAGGGAAACGAATTATCTGCCAG ATGGAGGTCCATTGATGCCACCAGCAAAGAATATTGGTTCATTTCCATCCACCTATGAGCAGGAGGTACCGTATAATTATTCTTCTACTCCAG GTGTTGGAAATGCTATGATTCAATATCCAAGCTCCCAGACTCAGCCACCTCCAACTGCATCAACAATTCAAGATGGATTTCCACAAGCAGCCTCCAGTATGCATATTGCTCCTTCACTGGAACAACCTCATTTTGGGCATGATGGACAGTCTTCCAAGATTGTGGTTGATCCCAGCGATCAACCTTTGGAGTTCAATAGCAGGAAAGCTCCTGATATGACCGTGCATAGAACAACAAATTTCAATCCTATAGCACCATCTGATCACGATGCAGATTCAGCAGCAACGCATTCGTGGGTCCCATCTACTACAGTACTTTTCCCTCAATCTTCAGTACCACCTCAAGCAGCACAG ATGGACCCTTCGGTCCATGCTGCACCACTCTTTGGAGCAGTTTCTGGTTCAAGCTATGTTCCACCTGCAGCATTTGGAGTTGGTAATGTGATGGAAACATTCCCTGTGGATGCAAGCACCCCTTTTAGTGTTGCAGAAAGATCAAAGAAA CCTCCAGTGCCAACCTGGCTTCGTGAAGAACTTTTGAAGAAGAAATCTACATCAGCCAGTGCTTCAGTGCAACACTCAACAGAGTTCCATTCCACGGGATCTGAAGACGCTGAAAAAACACTTAAAATTGTTGATCAGGCTGAGAGCAGAAGCCTAGATTCAGTTAAATCTACcgatgatgatgaagatgatgag GACGAAATTGAAGCAGCCCGGATGGCAGCAATCAACCAAGAAATTAAGCGTGTATTAACTGAAGTTCTCTTAAAG GTTACTGATGATCTTTTTGATGAGATCGCAACTAAAGTTTTGAATGAAGATGACTCATCAGCTGAAC CCAATGAGCCCACTAGAGTTTCTAGCGTGAAGGGACCTGGTCTGGGAGAATCAAAACCTATGGTTGCAGCTAAAGTTGTTCTCCCTGCTAAGACGACCAATGCTAGCTCAGCTAATCATTCTGATTGTACTGAGTTAAGTTCCCCTAAAGGTGCTCTTCTTGGCCTTGCTAGTTATGATTCAGATGATGAGGATGATGAAGGTGATGCTGAGGATAAGGTTCCAGCATCAAACTTATCTGAAACTAAAGCTGGCACAGCTCATCCGGAAGAAG gtgaAAAGGCCAGTGATGGTGAACAGCGTGGAAATCATAATGAAAGAAATTCTGCAGTCCAGAACTCTTCCTCGGGAGAAGATTGTCCTGAAGATCGTAAAGTTAATGACGAAATGTTTCATGGGGGCTCAACTACAGAACTTAAACAAGAGCTACATAGCCATGACACACACAGCAAGGAATTTCCTTCAGATGTCAAAATATCAAGTCAGCCGAAGGATGTGGTTCCTACCATGGATGAGAAGACTCAtgtatattttcaaaatgGAAAAGTTCCATCTTCTGGCATTCATGCAGAAAATTATAGTGATGTGGAGAGCGGTCATAGGCATTTAGGGAAGAGCAGCCATCAGGAAAATTATGTCAATGAGCCAAAGGCTGTTCGAAGAAAAGAACCTGAATCTTCTTCCAAAAGATATAATGATGATGGTAAATCTAGCATGTATGgaaatattgataaaaaagGTAGCTTCAAGGAGGAAAAAGGTTCTGACAGCAGTGCGAAACATGGAGCAGATACTAGGGAATCCTGTTCTAGAGGAAACTTTAAACAGGATGATGCAAAAGGAGATAGAAAGGATTATCAAAAGGACATAAGGGAGAAAAGCAGGGCTTCTATggatagaagagagaaagagaagggTAAACATGATAAGGAGGACAGGTCAAGGCAAATTACAAGGGGCTCAAGTAGCCATACCAGTAGAAGGTCACGATCACCAAGTGCAAGAAGTCGGACCAAAGAGTCTTCACATCGAGAGAGTGTCTCAAGTGATGAGCCTTCTGAAAATGCGAAAAGGAG AAAGCTTCATTCACGGAAAAGCAGCATGTCGCCTTCACCTCCAAAATCTAGGAACAG ACGAATTTCGCGGTCTCCACATAGCAAGCATTCTCACCGCAGGCATTCCCCTCATTCATCTGCCGAAAG GAAGAAGCGGTCCAGATCCAGAACCCCGGTCAAGAGAAGATAG
- the LOC102719108 gene encoding protein SON isoform X1, producing MDAYNHQRRFPSSGDAPPPPPPTQPPPSHTNPHWYPGPAPPPYPPPHANHPFPPQHHQWGPPHDLQHQRHPPPPYGYHPSLPPMSMQPPPPPPPPAAANPWPPHHAAAQPPPPSYPPPPPGQAWANHSWAQNHGYTGHGNEEDWATKAKAWAAAKSVTENHHIQQHAISTNRPEVHNYGYQDQYQQPAGLPAEPLRPPIPQSSNDHLLFAMKGQHRETNYLPANIADGGPLMPPAKNIGSFPSTYEQEVPYNYSSTPGVGNAMIQYPSSQTQPPPTASTIQDGFPQAASSMHIAPSLEQPHFGHDGQSSKIVVDPSDQPLEFNSRKAPDMTVHRTTNFNPIAPSDHDADSAATHSWVPSTTVLFPQSSVPPQAAQMDPSVHAAPLFGAVSGSSYVPPAAFGVGNVMETFPVDASTPFSVAERSKKPPVPTWLREELLKKKSTSASASVQHSTEFHSTGSEDAEKTLKIVDQAESRSLDSVKSTDDDEDDEDEIEAARMAAINQEIKRVLTEVLLKVTDDLFDEIATKVLNEDDSSAEPNEPTRVSSVKGPGLGESKPMVAAKVVLPAKTTNASSANHSDCTELSSPKGALLGLASYDSDDEDDEGDAEDKVPASNLSETKAGTAHPEEGEKASDGEQRGNHNERNSAVQNSSSGEDCPEDRKVNDEMFHGGSTTELKQELHSHDTHSKEFPSDVKISSQPKDVVPTMDEKTHVYFQNGKVPSSGIHAENYSDVESGHRHLGKSSHQENYVNEPKAVRRKEPESSSKRYNDDGKSSMYGNIDKKGSFKEEKGSDSSAKHGADTRESCSRGNFKQDDAKGDRKDYQKDIREKSRASMDRREKEKGKHDKEDRSRQITRGSSSHTSRRSRSPSARSRTKESSHRESVSSDEPSENAKRRKLHSRKSSMSPSPPKSRNRRISRSPHSKHSHRRHSPHSSAERKKRSRSRTPVKRR from the exons ATGGACGCGTACAACCACCAGCGCCGCTTCCCCAGCTCcggcgacgcgccgccgccgccgccgccgacgcagccACCTCCCTCCCACACGAACCCCCACTGGTACCCCGGCCCGGCTCCACCGCCGTACCCTCCTCCCCACGCCAACCACCCTTTCCCTCCTCAGCATCACCAGTGGGGACCACCCCACGACCTCCAGCACCAAcgccaccctccgccgccgtatGGGTAccacccctctctccctccaatGTCgatgcagccgccgccgccgccgccgcctcccgcggcggcgaacCCCTGGCCTCCCCACCACGCGGCTgcgcagccaccgccgcccagctacccgccaccgcctccgggCCAG GCTTGGGCCAATCATTCGTGGGCTCAAAATCATGGATACACAG GCCATGGCAACGAGGAAGATTGGGCTACAAAGGCGAAGGCATGGGCTGCTGCTAAATCTGTTACAGAAAACCACCATATTCAACAGCATGCCATATCCACAAATAGGCCAGAAGTTCATAATTATGGTTACCAGGATCAGTATCAGCAACCAGCTGGTCTGCCAGCAGAACCTTTACGCCCGCCAATCCCTCAGTCGAGTAATGACCACTTGCTGTTTGCAATGAAAGGACAACACAGGGAAACGAATTATCTGCCAG CTAATATTGCAGATGGAGGTCCATTGATGCCACCAGCAAAGAATATTGGTTCATTTCCATCCACCTATGAGCAGGAGGTACCGTATAATTATTCTTCTACTCCAG GTGTTGGAAATGCTATGATTCAATATCCAAGCTCCCAGACTCAGCCACCTCCAACTGCATCAACAATTCAAGATGGATTTCCACAAGCAGCCTCCAGTATGCATATTGCTCCTTCACTGGAACAACCTCATTTTGGGCATGATGGACAGTCTTCCAAGATTGTGGTTGATCCCAGCGATCAACCTTTGGAGTTCAATAGCAGGAAAGCTCCTGATATGACCGTGCATAGAACAACAAATTTCAATCCTATAGCACCATCTGATCACGATGCAGATTCAGCAGCAACGCATTCGTGGGTCCCATCTACTACAGTACTTTTCCCTCAATCTTCAGTACCACCTCAAGCAGCACAG ATGGACCCTTCGGTCCATGCTGCACCACTCTTTGGAGCAGTTTCTGGTTCAAGCTATGTTCCACCTGCAGCATTTGGAGTTGGTAATGTGATGGAAACATTCCCTGTGGATGCAAGCACCCCTTTTAGTGTTGCAGAAAGATCAAAGAAA CCTCCAGTGCCAACCTGGCTTCGTGAAGAACTTTTGAAGAAGAAATCTACATCAGCCAGTGCTTCAGTGCAACACTCAACAGAGTTCCATTCCACGGGATCTGAAGACGCTGAAAAAACACTTAAAATTGTTGATCAGGCTGAGAGCAGAAGCCTAGATTCAGTTAAATCTACcgatgatgatgaagatgatgag GACGAAATTGAAGCAGCCCGGATGGCAGCAATCAACCAAGAAATTAAGCGTGTATTAACTGAAGTTCTCTTAAAG GTTACTGATGATCTTTTTGATGAGATCGCAACTAAAGTTTTGAATGAAGATGACTCATCAGCTGAAC CCAATGAGCCCACTAGAGTTTCTAGCGTGAAGGGACCTGGTCTGGGAGAATCAAAACCTATGGTTGCAGCTAAAGTTGTTCTCCCTGCTAAGACGACCAATGCTAGCTCAGCTAATCATTCTGATTGTACTGAGTTAAGTTCCCCTAAAGGTGCTCTTCTTGGCCTTGCTAGTTATGATTCAGATGATGAGGATGATGAAGGTGATGCTGAGGATAAGGTTCCAGCATCAAACTTATCTGAAACTAAAGCTGGCACAGCTCATCCGGAAGAAG gtgaAAAGGCCAGTGATGGTGAACAGCGTGGAAATCATAATGAAAGAAATTCTGCAGTCCAGAACTCTTCCTCGGGAGAAGATTGTCCTGAAGATCGTAAAGTTAATGACGAAATGTTTCATGGGGGCTCAACTACAGAACTTAAACAAGAGCTACATAGCCATGACACACACAGCAAGGAATTTCCTTCAGATGTCAAAATATCAAGTCAGCCGAAGGATGTGGTTCCTACCATGGATGAGAAGACTCAtgtatattttcaaaatgGAAAAGTTCCATCTTCTGGCATTCATGCAGAAAATTATAGTGATGTGGAGAGCGGTCATAGGCATTTAGGGAAGAGCAGCCATCAGGAAAATTATGTCAATGAGCCAAAGGCTGTTCGAAGAAAAGAACCTGAATCTTCTTCCAAAAGATATAATGATGATGGTAAATCTAGCATGTATGgaaatattgataaaaaagGTAGCTTCAAGGAGGAAAAAGGTTCTGACAGCAGTGCGAAACATGGAGCAGATACTAGGGAATCCTGTTCTAGAGGAAACTTTAAACAGGATGATGCAAAAGGAGATAGAAAGGATTATCAAAAGGACATAAGGGAGAAAAGCAGGGCTTCTATggatagaagagagaaagagaagggTAAACATGATAAGGAGGACAGGTCAAGGCAAATTACAAGGGGCTCAAGTAGCCATACCAGTAGAAGGTCACGATCACCAAGTGCAAGAAGTCGGACCAAAGAGTCTTCACATCGAGAGAGTGTCTCAAGTGATGAGCCTTCTGAAAATGCGAAAAGGAG AAAGCTTCATTCACGGAAAAGCAGCATGTCGCCTTCACCTCCAAAATCTAGGAACAG ACGAATTTCGCGGTCTCCACATAGCAAGCATTCTCACCGCAGGCATTCCCCTCATTCATCTGCCGAAAG GAAGAAGCGGTCCAGATCCAGAACCCCGGTCAAGAGAAGATAG
- the LOC102722009 gene encoding mediator of RNA polymerase II transcription subunit 7a-like yields the protein MATSSAYPPPPPYYRLYKDYEKDPSSAPEPPPPVDGPYQLFGATYTTDVVLPSLEDQGVRQLYPKSPNIDFKKELRTLNRELQLHILELADILVERPSQYARRVEDISLIFKNLHHLLNSLRPHQARATLIHMLENQIQRRKQAIEDIKQRREEAQKLLGESLLILDGNQPSLPAM from the exons ATGGCCACATCGTCAGCAtatcctccacctcctccataTTACCGATTATACAAGGATTACGAAAAAGATCCCTCATCTGCACCTGAACCCCCACCGCCAGTTGATGGACCATACCAACTCTTTGGTGCTACCTACACA ACAGATGTTGTGCTGCCAAGCTTAGAGGATCAAGGTGTTCGTCAGCTTTATCCTAAGAGCCCAAATATCG ATTTCAAAAAGGAGCTAAGAACCCTGAACAGAGAGCTTCAACTCCACATTCTGGAGCTAGCAGATATTTTAGTGGAGAGACCATCTCAGTATGCTCGTAGAGTAGAAGATATTTCGCTCATTTTCAAGAACTTGCACCACCTTCTTAATTCCCTACGGCCTCACCAA GCCAGAGCCACACTGATTCACATGCTTGAGAATCAAATACAGCGTCGCAAACAAGCAATTGAAGATATAAAGCA gaggagagaagaggcACAAAAGCTACTTGGGGAATCGCTGCTTATCTTAGATGGAAACCAGCCGAGCTTGCCTGCTATGTGA
- the LOC102722486 gene encoding 26S proteasome non-ATPase regulatory subunit 7 homolog A, which yields MDVVKAAQLSGRTLEKVVVHPLVLLSIVDHYNRVARDTRKRVVGVLLGTSSRGSVDVTNSYAVPFEEDDKDPRIWFLDHNYHESMFSMFKRINAKEHVVGWYSTGPKLRENDLDIHALFNNYVPNPVLVIIDVQPKELGIPTKAYYAVEEVKENATQKSQKVFVHVPSEIAAHEVEEIGVEHLLRDVKDTTISTLATEVTSKLAALKGLDARLREIRGYLDLVIEGKLPLNHEILYHLQDVFNLLPNLNVNELIKAFAVKTNDMMLVIYLSSLIRSVIALHNLINNKMLNKEHEKAEDSKPAAIPSAAGS from the exons atggACGTGGTGAAGGCCGCGCAGCTCTCGGGGCGGACGCTGGAGAAAGTGGTGGTGCACCCGCTGGTGCTGCTCAGCATCGTCGACCACTACaaccgcgtcgcccgcgacaCCCGCAAGCGCGTCGTCGGCGTTCTCCTCGGCACCTCCTCCCGCGGCTCCGTCGATGTCACCAACTCCTACGCCG TGCCGTTTGAAGAGGATGACAAGGATCCGAGGATCTGGTTCCTCGATCATAATTACCACGAATCGATGTTTTCCATGTTCAAGAGGATCAACG CCAAGGAGCATGTTGTTGGCTGGTACAGCACTGGTCCAAAACTCAGGGAGAACGACTTGGATATCCATGCACTTTTCAACAA TTATGTTCCTAACCCTGTTCTGGTGATTATTGATGTTCAACCCAAGGAGTTAGGAATACCCACCAAAGCGTACTATGCTGTGGAGGAGGTTAAAGAG AATGCTACTCAGAAAAGTCAAAAGGTGTTTGTTCATGTTCCTTCAGAAATAGCCGCCCATGAAGTTGAGGAAATTG GAGTTGAGCACCTTCTGAGGGATGTCAAGGACACAACAATAAGCACGCTTGCAACAGAG GTAACCAGCAAGCTTGCAGCCTTGAAAGGATTGGATGCAAGGCTCAGGGAGATCCGTGGGTACTTAGATCTTGTAATTGAAGGGAAGCTCCCACTGAATCATGAAATTTTGTACCACTTGCAG gaTGTGTTTAATCTGCTCCCAAATCTCAATGTAAATGAGCTTATTAAAGCCTTTGCAG TGAAAACAAACGATATGATGTTGGTCATATACTTGTCTTCTCTTATTCGGAGTGTCATTGCACTCCATAACTTGATCAACAACAAG ATGCTAAACAAGGAGCATGAGAAGGCCGAGGATTCGAAGCCAGCGGCCATACCTAGTGCTGCTGGGAGCTGA
- the LOC102722762 gene encoding uncharacterized protein LOC102722762, producing the protein MAFSSFSWPFRRRGSGGGGGDGDGPSQPYAAAGDGDEELGVTPQLLDFLRTLSPGTFKSSALQLQGGGSAGVEAGELTGWQERHAVLVLSQAKELAKIRYDLCPRHMKDKQFWRIYFLLAKSYTSPYELRAIQKEKVRRMETENGKAKDVTTVEVEMQESKCRRDSKTSPSDEESQDS; encoded by the exons ATGGCCTTCTCCTCTTTCTCGTGGCCGTTCCGCCGCCGAGgcagcggaggcggaggcggagacggagacggccCGAGCCAACCCTACGCCGCGGCGGGGGACGGGGACGAGGAGCTGGGCGTCACGCCGCAGCTGCTAGACTTCCTCCGGACGCTCTCCCCCGGCACCTTCAAGTCCTCCGCGCTCCAGCTCCAAG GAGGAGGCTCGGCGGGGGTGGAAGCTGGCGAGCTCACCGGCTGGCAGGAGCGGCATGCCGTGCTCGTGCTCTCCCAAGCCAAG GAATTGGCCAAGATCCGCTACGATCTGTGCCCGCGCCACATGAAGGACAAGCAGTTCTGGAGGATATACTTTCTGCTCGCTAAGAGTTACACGTCACC GTATGAGCTACGAGCCATACAAAAAGAGAAGGTAAGAAGGATGGAAACGGAAAATGGGAAGGCAAAAGATGTTACTACTGTTGAGGTGGAGATGCAAGAATCAAAATGCCGTAGGGATTCTAAAACGTCACCAAGTGATGAAGAATCTCAAGATTCGTAG
- the LOC102723046 gene encoding U3 small nucleolar ribonucleoprotein protein IMP3, translating to MRKLKFHEQKLLKKTNFLDYKRERGHRDAVITQRYLLVERDDYKKYNGICLMVQKLVNIIKQMDPRDPYRAEMTDMLLDKLYNMGVIPTKKSLLTCEKLSVSSFCRRRLATVMVKLKFAEHLKEAVTYIQQGHVRVGPDTVTDPAFLVTRNMEDFITWVDSSKIKRKVLEYNGELDDFDAMF from the exons ATGCGGAAGCTCAAGTTCCACGAGCAGAAGCTCCTCAAGAAGACCAACTTCCTCGACTACAAGAGGGAGCGCGGCCACCGCGACGCCGTCATCACGCAGCGCTACCTCCTCGTCGAGAGGGACGACTACAAGAA GTACAATGGGATATGCCTAATGGTGCAAAAGCTCGTCAACATTATAAAGCAAATGGATCCAAGAGACCCTTACAGAGCGGAGATGACAGACATGTTGCTCGATAAGCT GTACAACATGGGTGTAATTCCAACAAAAAAGAGCCTTTTAACATGTGAAAAACTTTCAGTGAGCTCCTTTTGCAG GCGGAGGCTTGCAACAGTCATGGTGAAGCTCAAATTTGCAGAGCACCTTAAAGAGGCTGTGACATACATTCAGCAGGGTCATGTGCGTGTAGGCCCAGATACTGTCACAGATCCAGCCTTTCTTGTAACCAGGAACATGGAGGACTTCATCACCTGGGTTGACTCCTCAAAGATCAAGAGGAAGGTCCTGGAGTATAATGGTGAACTGGACGATTTTGATGCTATGTTTTGA
- the LOC102719383 gene encoding indole-3-acetic acid-induced protein ARG7 — MAKCSKIRYIVWLRQTLRRWRSRAAARAAAEAVPAGHVAVCVGGASRRFVVRAAHLNHPVFRELLRQAEEEYGFPSGAYCGPIALPCDEGLFEHVLRHLSSPSSATRFVTLEDIQSGALTCCCAAAGDALPLLRGIATDKAVW, encoded by the coding sequence ATGGCCAAATGCAGCAAGATCCGCTACATCGTCTGGCTCCGGCAGAcgctgcggcggtggcggtcccgggccgcggcgcgcgcggcggcggaggcggtgccgGCGGGGCATGTGGCGGTGTGCGTGGGCGGCGCGTCGCGGCGATTCGTGGTGCGGGCGGCGCACCTCAACCACCCGGTGTTCAGAGAGCTGCTCCggcaggcggaggaggagtacGGCTTCCCGAGCGGCGCCTACTGCGGGCCCATCGCGCTCCCCTGCGACGAGGGCCTCTTCGAGCACGTCCTCCGACACCtctcctcgccgtcctccgccacGCGGTTCGTCACCCTTGAGGACATCCAGAGCGGCGCCCTCACctgctgctgcgccgccgccggcgacgccctcCCGCTCCTCCGCGGCATTGCCACCGACAAGGCCGTGTGGTGA
- the LOC102699498 gene encoding uncharacterized protein LOC102699498, with amino-acid sequence MCKVITIQSLVWLRRTVRRWRSCAAARPGMERDRAVPAGHVAVTVEGGGPGEEARRFVVRVAHLNHPAFRELLRQAEEEYGFPSGSGPVALPCDEDHFRDVIRRVSSDERHHLVRSHSLQAFCGAAAGRGLTKRRAESSSSSSRAPLLQGMAMDSLVW; translated from the coding sequence ATGTGCAAGGTCATCACCATCCAGTCGCTCGTGTGGCTGCGCCGCAcggtgcggcggtggcgctcctgcgccgcggcgcgccCAGGCATGGAGCGGGACAGAGCGGTGCCCGCGGGGCACGTGGCCGTGACCGTGGAAGGCGGCGGCCCCGGGGAGGAGGCTAGGCGGTTCGTGGTGCGGGTGGCGCACCTGAACCACCCGGCGTTCCGGGAGCTGCTCCggcaggcggaggaggagtacGGCTTCCCGTCCGGTTCCGGCCCCGTCGCGCTCCCCTGCGACGAGGACCACTTCCGCGACGTCATCCGCCGCGTGTCCTCGGACGAGCGCCACCACCTGGTCCGCTCCCACTCCCTGCAGGCCTTCTGCGGggctgccgccggccgcggcctcACGAAGCGTCGCGccgagtcgtcgtcgtcgtcgtcgcgggcGCCACTGCTTCAGGGCATGGCCATGGACAGCCTCGTCTGGTGA